A stretch of the Capsicum annuum cultivar UCD-10X-F1 chromosome 10, UCD10Xv1.1, whole genome shotgun sequence genome encodes the following:
- the LOC107843689 gene encoding serine/threonine-protein phosphatase 7 long form homolog isoform X1, whose translation MTEDQFIWEPYTDDLIESLPDYYRAGRDMWRVRVPIFCWNVVEVHWPDRVMRQFGLQQVIPTPFLFDSTHFRHDRRGRPNTNWELEHAQWLPFWNEREQYICNALVNHGSLRYDDPYLIWFRRITRLLIGNPNPCPQCKQGYVPNSTAYETMACHIHSMVDKAKSLGDTPLYEDLYMFRKMVRDQSSDCLRNVHEADKIHVSADYRRDEVQPDQLRPHIHRR comes from the exons ATGACAGAAGATCAG TTTATCTGGGAACCATATActgatgatttaattgagagtCTTCCTGACTATTATCGCGCTGGACGAGACATGTGGCGTGTTAGAGTTCCAATCTTCTGTTGGAATGTGGTAGAGGTTCACTGGCCTGATAGAGTGATGAGGCAATTTGGATTGCAACAGGTGATTCCAACTCCATTTCTATTTGATTCCACCCACTTTCGTCATGATCGTCGGGGAAGGCCAAATACAAATTGGGAGTTAGAACATGCACAATGGTTACCTTTTTGGAACGAGCGAGAACAATATATCTGTAATGCACTAGTCAATCATGGGTCACTTCGGTATGACGACCCCTACCTTATTTGGTTCAGACGTATTACTCGTCTTCTCATTGGTAATCCTAATCCCTGTCCTCAATGCAAACAAGGTTATGTGCCTAATTCAACTGCATATGAAACAATG GCATGTCATATTCATTCGATGGTTGATAAAGCTAAATCACTTGGAGATACGCCATTGTATGAGGACTTATACATGTTTAGAAAGATGGTGCGGGATCAAAGTTCTGATTGTTTGAGAAATGTCCACGAGGCCGACAAGATTCATGTATCAGCCGATTATAGAAGAGATGAGGTGCAACCTGATCAGTTACGTCCCCATATTCATAGGCGATGA
- the LOC107843689 gene encoding serine/threonine-protein phosphatase 7 long form homolog isoform X2 has translation MWRVRVPIFCWNVVEVHWPDRVMRQFGLQQVIPTPFLFDSTHFRHDRRGRPNTNWELEHAQWLPFWNEREQYICNALVNHGSLRYDDPYLIWFRRITRLLIGNPNPCPQCKQGYVPNSTAYETMACHIHSMVDKAKSLGDTPLYEDLYMFRKMVRDQSSDCLRNVHEADKIHVSADYRRDEVQPDQLRPHIHRR, from the exons ATGTGGCGTGTTAGAGTTCCAATCTTCTGTTGGAATGTGGTAGAGGTTCACTGGCCTGATAGAGTGATGAGGCAATTTGGATTGCAACAGGTGATTCCAACTCCATTTCTATTTGATTCCACCCACTTTCGTCATGATCGTCGGGGAAGGCCAAATACAAATTGGGAGTTAGAACATGCACAATGGTTACCTTTTTGGAACGAGCGAGAACAATATATCTGTAATGCACTAGTCAATCATGGGTCACTTCGGTATGACGACCCCTACCTTATTTGGTTCAGACGTATTACTCGTCTTCTCATTGGTAATCCTAATCCCTGTCCTCAATGCAAACAAGGTTATGTGCCTAATTCAACTGCATATGAAACAATG GCATGTCATATTCATTCGATGGTTGATAAAGCTAAATCACTTGGAGATACGCCATTGTATGAGGACTTATACATGTTTAGAAAGATGGTGCGGGATCAAAGTTCTGATTGTTTGAGAAATGTCCACGAGGCCGACAAGATTCATGTATCAGCCGATTATAGAAGAGATGAGGTGCAACCTGATCAGTTACGTCCCCATATTCATAGGCGATGA